TTTCCCAAAATTGGAATATACCAGCCGAGGCATCACGATGGGCAGGAGCGAGGCCTCTGCCAATTGCAAATTATGTTGAGGCTAGCTTGCTGAAGTGACGCCTAGCAAGGAGTACCAAGCTCCTGCTAAAGGGCACGAATTATTTTCCCTACTCTAAAACGCCCGCTCCTGGCCGATAGCCGTCACACCTGCAAGGCAGCTTCCGGCCAGCAGCAGGCAACGACACGCACCAAGGCAGCGGCCATTAGTTACTAGCGGGAAGTTAGTATCTGGCCTCCAAAGCGATGCGAATCCACCTACGGGCCTGCTGACCTAGCCAAAGCCACTGCTAGAGATGACGCTGGGCTGTTTCCTAGCAAAAAATCTGCATGACCTTTGTATATAGGGACGTCGAGCACCTTCCCCCCTTCCCCCCCCTCAGGCTCATCAGACGGCTGGCATAGACATGACACAGCTACGGCGCACCCCGCCCCGAGATTCACACACTTAGTAGAAACCACGCTCGCGTAGCGATTTGGGTATACCTCAGCGACAACGACAACAGCCGCTTGGCTTGTTTCCGTTTGCAAGGGTGCTGACCATTTTTACGACAACACGCACAGTGACAGGACCTTCACGACAACAGGGAGCTGTCACACATGTTTGTCCGCGCATGCCTAAGGGAGTGTTCGGTCAAGGCTTAAAAATGCGAAAAATCTGAGCGCCACTTAGTAAGTAACGCAGCAGCAATAATCCCCCCCGCCCCCTGGCAGTCCATCCACTAGAACCAACTTGACCGCTACCGCTTGAGGCAGACGAGCAAGGTGCTACACCTGGCTCCTGTTTCGATTGTGGTAAAGCACTCCCGGCCTGGCTCATTAAGTACACCCTGTGAGCCAGGCTGGATGGCTAGCAGCACCCACGGAAGAATGCGGCCCGCAGCATGGCTCACAACTGTTGACAACAATTGAGCCATGCAGCAGCATTGTGACCCAACACAATGAGCCACCCTGGAGCCGTCCTATGCACGCCACCCTTGCCTATACCCGCGTCAGCACCGACGGCCAGACCATCGAGGCACAGCGCCACGCCATCGCCCAGCGCTACAACATCAGCGAGGACGGCTGGTTCACCGACGAAGCCACCAGCGGCACCACCAAGGCACGGGAGCGCAAGGGCTTCGCTGCATTGTTCAGCTTCGCGAGGAAGGGAGACACCGTCATCGTCGCAGCCATCGACCGCTTGGGTCGTAACACCATCGACGTACTGGAAACAGTCGAGGCGCTGAAGGCGAAGGGCGTCACTGTCATATCCATGCGTGAGGGCTTCGACCTTTCTAACCCAACCGGCAAACTGATGCTGACCCT
This DNA window, taken from Pseudomonas sp. SG20056, encodes the following:
- a CDS encoding recombinase family protein, with the translated sequence MHATLAYTRVSTDGQTIEAQRHAIAQRYNISEDGWFTDEATSGTTKARERKGFAALFSFARKGDTVIVAAIDRLGRNTIDVLETVEALKAKGVTVISMREGFDLSNPTGKLMLTLLAGVAELERENIKARQMAGIEKAKADGRKLGAPKQHDDAAIAAWRKETGSSIATTADHWGVSLATVKRACKAMQDNA